The following coding sequences lie in one Cupriavidus sp. WKF15 genomic window:
- a CDS encoding LysR family transcriptional regulator — MELRHLRYFQVVAQELNVTRAAERLHMAQPPLSRQIRQLEDEVGVALFDRVGRGLRLTEAGRFLLEQTMQLTQRLEETIESTRRIGRQDKRWFGIGFVPSVLYGVLPELIRELRGSEQQVEVGLAEMITVEQVEALKSGRIDLGFGRIAINDPAIRQVVVMAEPLVAAVPASQPPPAQATLTPQGLATRPFILYPARPRPSYADHLLSLFRAQGLQLRVAQEANELQTALGLVAAGVGMTLVPASIQRLHRDDVRYCPIDAPGFVSPVIMSYRVGDSSPFLAQAVAWVMRQAQ; from the coding sequence ATGGAATTACGACACCTGCGCTATTTCCAGGTTGTGGCCCAGGAACTCAATGTCACGCGCGCCGCCGAGCGCCTGCATATGGCGCAGCCGCCGCTTTCGCGACAGATCCGGCAGCTTGAGGACGAGGTCGGCGTGGCGCTGTTCGACCGCGTGGGGCGCGGACTGCGGCTCACCGAAGCGGGCCGCTTCCTGCTGGAACAGACCATGCAACTGACCCAGCGGCTGGAAGAAACCATCGAGAGCACGCGCCGCATTGGCCGGCAGGACAAGCGCTGGTTCGGTATCGGCTTCGTGCCGTCGGTCTTGTATGGGGTGCTACCCGAGCTGATCCGCGAACTGCGTGGGTCGGAACAGCAGGTGGAAGTCGGGCTTGCCGAGATGATCACGGTCGAGCAGGTGGAGGCGCTCAAGTCCGGCCGCATCGACCTGGGCTTCGGCCGCATAGCCATCAACGACCCGGCGATTCGCCAGGTGGTGGTGATGGCCGAGCCGCTGGTGGCGGCGGTGCCAGCCAGCCAGCCGCCGCCGGCCCAGGCCACCCTGACACCGCAGGGCCTGGCGACGCGCCCGTTCATTCTGTACCCGGCGCGGCCACGGCCGAGTTATGCCGATCACCTGCTGTCGCTGTTTCGCGCGCAGGGGCTGCAGTTGCGCGTGGCTCAGGAAGCCAACGAACTGCAGACCGCGCTGGGGCTGGTCGCGGCCGGTGTCGGCATGACGCTGGTACCGGCATCGATCCAGCGCCTGCATCGTGACGATGTCCGCTATTGCCCGATCGATGCGCCGGGGTTCGTGTCCCCGGTCATCATGAGCTATCGCGTTGGCGACAGCTCTCCTTTCCTGGCCCAGGCGGTAGCCTGGGTCATGCGGCAAGCGCAGTGA